From Spirosoma aerolatum, one genomic window encodes:
- the rplT gene encoding 50S ribosomal protein L20, protein MPRSVNHVASRARRKKVMKLAKGYFGRRKNVWTVAKNAVEKGLGYAYRDRRAKKRDFRALWIQRINAGARINGMSYSALMGALNKSGIELNRKVLADLAMNHPEAFAAVVEQVK, encoded by the coding sequence ATGCCACGTTCCGTCAATCACGTTGCCTCACGGGCGCGTCGGAAAAAAGTAATGAAGCTGGCCAAAGGCTATTTTGGTCGGCGTAAAAATGTTTGGACAGTTGCTAAAAATGCTGTTGAAAAAGGTTTAGGATACGCATACCGCGACCGTCGTGCCAAAAAACGCGATTTCCGGGCTCTCTGGATTCAGCGGATCAACGCTGGTGCCCGCATTAACGGCATGTCGTATTCAGCACTGATGGGTGCCCTGAACAAATCTGGCATCGAACTCAACCGTAAAGTATTGGCCGATCTGGCCATGAATCACCCGGAAGCATTTGCCGCCGTTGTGGAGCAAGTAAAGTAA
- a CDS encoding nuclease A inhibitor family protein, with protein sequence MTHEESKSSNSTSEKKLFTEKANLLLPDLLYPSESDEPIETVTCYLKQADPLTVSQIKDWLMLPPEIYVEEMPEADFWEPVVSEQDWYGNDEKARTAKFQALQQLVETDLSIRQVFRIGDSEIDVYLLGLQAEEGRAGLKTKIVQT encoded by the coding sequence ATGACGCACGAAGAGTCCAAAAGTAGCAACTCAACTTCAGAAAAAAAGTTGTTTACTGAAAAAGCGAATCTGCTACTTCCAGATTTACTCTATCCAAGCGAGTCTGACGAACCCATCGAAACTGTCACCTGCTATTTAAAACAGGCTGACCCGCTTACGGTTAGTCAGATTAAAGACTGGTTGATGCTTCCTCCTGAAATTTACGTGGAAGAAATGCCGGAAGCCGACTTTTGGGAGCCCGTTGTTTCTGAACAGGATTGGTATGGAAATGACGAGAAAGCTCGTACCGCGAAATTTCAGGCGTTACAACAACTGGTTGAAACTGACTTATCCATACGTCAGGTATTTCGTATAGGTGATTCCGAAATAGATGTGTATTTACTGGGCCTTCAGGCCGAAGAAGGACGGGCAGGCCTAAAAACGAAAATCGTGCAGACGTAA
- the pucL gene encoding factor-independent urate hydroxylase, with protein MKTILKENAYGKNAVNLSKIIRHPTYHEFRQISVNISLKGDFETAHTLGDNSKILPTDTQKNTVYALAKEHFTDSIEHFALYLANYFLATNPQVSQATVDIIEFPWTQMAFDGDLHTHAYLGGSSEKHTTSVIQTRNAVTVTSGLKDLLILKTTDSGFEGYIKDQFTTLKETADRIFATQCEASWTYTQQELDFTALFTKIRETLLKTFAHHKSLSVQQTLLAMGEAVLNETPEVIEISLKLPNKHHILFNLEQFGMENKNEIFIATDVPYGYITGTMTRD; from the coding sequence ATGAAGACCATCCTGAAAGAAAATGCGTACGGGAAGAATGCAGTAAACCTATCAAAAATCATTCGACACCCTACTTACCACGAATTCCGCCAAATTTCTGTCAATATATCCTTAAAAGGTGACTTCGAAACCGCCCACACCCTGGGCGACAATTCAAAGATTCTCCCAACCGATACGCAGAAGAACACCGTTTACGCCCTGGCCAAAGAACACTTTACAGATTCCATCGAACATTTTGCCCTCTACCTTGCCAATTATTTCCTGGCAACCAACCCACAGGTTAGTCAAGCTACGGTCGACATTATTGAATTCCCGTGGACACAAATGGCATTTGATGGCGACCTACATACACATGCTTATCTGGGTGGCAGCTCCGAAAAACATACCACCTCCGTTATTCAAACTCGAAACGCTGTGACCGTCACGTCCGGCCTAAAGGACTTGTTGATCCTTAAAACAACCGATTCCGGCTTTGAAGGCTATATAAAAGATCAATTTACTACGTTGAAGGAAACCGCCGATCGAATTTTCGCTACGCAATGCGAAGCAAGCTGGACGTATACCCAACAGGAACTTGACTTTACAGCGCTGTTTACAAAAATCAGAGAGACCCTACTAAAAACATTTGCCCATCACAAGAGTCTGTCGGTTCAGCAAACGCTATTGGCTATGGGGGAGGCTGTCCTTAACGAAACGCCCGAGGTCATCGAGATTAGCCTTAAACTACCTAATAAACACCACATTTTGTTCAATCTGGAGCAATTCGGCATGGAGAATAAAAACGAGATTTTCATCGCAACCGACGTACCCTATGGGTACATCACCGGAACAATGACAAGAGACTAG
- the allB gene encoding allantoinase AllB yields MDWPIKADMNNFGLRSSQVVTPEGVRRAVVIVKNGRIADVLPELPSEFSAVVHDLGDKVLMAGIIDPHVHINEPGRTEWEGFDTATRAAVAGGVTTLVDMPLNSSPVTTTVEAFEQKLAALSEKLHTNCGFWGGLVPGNTNEIEPLIDKGVLGFKAFLTHSGIDEFPNVTELDLQKAMPILARYNLPLLVHCELSTDETLATGDVRSYRNYLTSRPKEWEDKAIALMIRMCEEFNCRTHIVHLSSDNSIEPIARAKEKGLPLTVETAQHYLFFNAESIPDGQTQFKCAPPIRDRANRNLLWEALKAGIIDFVATDHSPAPADLKCLESGNFRKAWGGIASLQLALPALWTAARQRGCTLPDMARWLCEKPAELAGLASRKGQITKGFDADLVVWNPHKTFTVSEDILQHKHKITPYLHQELYGVVEQTYLSGIQVFDRSGFLRLNEGKALLN; encoded by the coding sequence ATGGATTGGCCGATAAAAGCAGATATGAATAATTTTGGGTTAAGAAGTAGTCAGGTCGTTACACCAGAAGGGGTCAGACGGGCAGTTGTTATCGTAAAAAATGGCCGGATTGCGGATGTATTGCCTGAACTGCCATCTGAATTTTCGGCTGTTGTACATGACCTTGGTGATAAGGTACTGATGGCTGGAATCATCGATCCACATGTACACATCAATGAACCTGGCCGGACAGAATGGGAGGGTTTTGATACCGCTACCCGGGCTGCAGTGGCAGGAGGTGTGACAACACTGGTCGATATGCCACTCAATTCGTCGCCCGTGACGACTACGGTGGAGGCATTCGAACAGAAACTAGCGGCTCTTTCCGAAAAACTGCACACAAACTGCGGTTTCTGGGGAGGGCTTGTCCCTGGAAATACGAACGAAATTGAGCCACTGATAGATAAAGGTGTACTGGGATTCAAGGCGTTTTTGACACATTCCGGTATCGATGAATTTCCGAACGTGACGGAGTTGGATTTGCAGAAAGCCATGCCGATTCTCGCCCGGTACAATCTACCACTACTGGTACACTGTGAATTATCGACGGATGAAACCCTGGCAACTGGCGATGTACGGTCGTATCGGAATTACCTGACGTCGCGGCCTAAAGAATGGGAGGATAAAGCCATCGCCCTAATGATTCGAATGTGCGAAGAATTTAATTGCCGAACGCATATTGTCCATTTATCGTCAGACAATTCGATTGAACCGATCGCCAGGGCCAAAGAAAAAGGGCTGCCGCTAACCGTCGAAACGGCTCAGCATTACCTGTTTTTCAATGCCGAATCAATCCCCGATGGACAGACACAATTTAAATGTGCCCCACCGATTCGGGATCGGGCGAATAGAAATCTACTGTGGGAAGCTCTGAAAGCCGGAATCATTGATTTTGTGGCCACCGATCATTCACCAGCACCCGCTGATTTGAAATGCCTGGAGAGCGGTAATTTTAGGAAAGCCTGGGGGGGCATTGCTTCGCTACAGCTTGCTTTACCTGCTTTGTGGACGGCTGCTCGTCAACGAGGCTGTACACTACCTGATATGGCTCGGTGGCTTTGTGAAAAACCGGCTGAGTTAGCTGGATTGGCGAGCCGAAAGGGACAAATAACCAAAGGATTCGATGCTGATTTAGTCGTTTGGAACCCTCACAAAACGTTTACTGTGTCGGAGGATATACTCCAGCATAAACACAAGATAACTCCCTACCTCCATCAAGAGCTTTATGGGGTAGTGGAGCAAACGTACCTGTCTGGTATTCAGGTGTTTGATCGGAGTGGTTTTTTGCGGCTTAACGAGGGGAAAGCGTTGCTAAATTGA
- the rpmI gene encoding 50S ribosomal protein L35, whose translation MPKVKTNSAAKKRFKLTGTGKIKRKHAFHSHILTKKTTKQKRNLVHAAVVDSTDERRIKALLNV comes from the coding sequence ATGCCAAAAGTAAAAACCAACTCGGCTGCCAAGAAGCGTTTCAAGCTGACCGGTACCGGTAAAATCAAGCGGAAGCATGCCTTCCATAGTCATATTCTGACGAAAAAAACCACCAAGCAGAAGCGTAATTTAGTACACGCTGCTGTAGTAGATAGTACAGACGAGCGTCGCATCAAAGCGTTGCTGAACGTCTAA